A region of the Amycolatopsis sp. cg13 genome:
CAGGTCAATCGTCACGCCGTCCTCAATAAACTCGGTGTCGTAGAAAAAACGCACCGGGGAACTCTAGTGGGGCGCTACCCGGCCTTCGTCTCCGGCACCCGATCGGCGTCAAGACCACTCGGCTGAGGCGGCACCGCGGGCTTGACACCGGCGGCCTCGGCTGCCAGCAGCTCCTTGGCCTTCGCCGCGTAAATGTCCACGTACTCCTGGCCGGACAGCTCCATCAGCGCGTACATGATCTCGTCGGTGATCGACCGTTCGATGAACCGGTCGCCCGACAGGCCCTCGTAGCGGGAGAAGTCGAGCGGCTTGCCGAAGCGGATCTCGAGCCGCCGCGGCCACCACATCTTGGAGCCGATCGGGTTGACCTTGTCCGTGCCGACCATCGCCACCGGGATCACCACGCCGCGCGATTCGAGCGCGATCCGGGCGACGCCGGTCTTGCCCTTGTACAGCCGGCCGTCCGGGGAGCGGGTGCCCTCGGGGTAGATGCCGAGCAGGTGCCCGTCCTTGACCAGCCGGATCGCGGTGTCGAGCGCGGCCTGCGCGGCGTTGCCGCCGGAGCGGTCGATGGGGAACTGGCCGACGCCGGTGAAGAACCACTTCTTGAGCAGGCCCTTGAACCCGGGCTCGGTGAAGTACTCCGACTTCGCCGGGAAGGTGACCTTGCGCTTGACCCGCAGCGGCATGAAGAACGAATCCGCGACCGCGAGGTGGTTCCCGGCGAGGATGGCGCCACCCGTCTCGGGGATGTTTTCGGCGCCGACGACCTTGGTGGGCCACAGCGTCTTCAGCAGCGGCCCGATGAAAACCCACTTCATCAGCAAGTACAGCACCGGGTTCCAGTCCTTTCCTGCCCGCGCGGGCCCCGGCAGGTCAGGGTACGGAACAAGCACCGGCCCGCACAACGCGCCAGCGGGCGGTCACCCGGGGGCAGCGACCGATCTCACA
Encoded here:
- a CDS encoding lysophospholipid acyltransferase family protein, producing the protein MLYLLMKWVFIGPLLKTLWPTKVVGAENIPETGGAILAGNHLAVADSFFMPLRVKRKVTFPAKSEYFTEPGFKGLLKKWFFTGVGQFPIDRSGGNAAQAALDTAIRLVKDGHLLGIYPEGTRSPDGRLYKGKTGVARIALESRGVVIPVAMVGTDKVNPIGSKMWWPRRLEIRFGKPLDFSRYEGLSGDRFIERSITDEIMYALMELSGQEYVDIYAAKAKELLAAEAAGVKPAVPPQPSGLDADRVPETKAG